aggaaggctcgacgtaccgtccactgcgaagctgcgtgacgaggtacagggaacgtccacctccaccagctatgttacgtaggaagacgcagacgaaaagctatatacaagtatatttacaagggaatacgccgcacttggccaaaaggcaacagcccgcgctagcctgcagtcgtcgtcggcgtcttctcactgctcgcctctccGTCATTGTAAATACTGTTCCGCAGCAATATATTTAGGGATATCAGCGTATAATAGATGTTAGTAGGTAGATTGCGTGCAGCTTCGTCTGCTGGATTGAAGCGATATTGCAGCGACATGACCatgcaaatgagaaaaaaatactgACGGAGAACCTAGGCCGCAGTTGTGGTCAGACGCTACATGATTAAGTAAGAAACTCGGCGCAATGAAGGCACTAGCGCCTGATAGACTGAGTCCTGCTCTCCCTCTTCAACGATCCATCCCTACCAACCAGAAGTGATAGGCAGACACTATACGTAAGGAACACAATGTGAAGGACGGTGTCATTCAGTTTCACCGTGAAAGCTGCAAAGAGGAATTCTGTAAACGGTCTTTCTGTTGCATGCAAAAAAGCGATGAAAAAGAGTCAAGGCTAGGATGCGCTTAGGAGGTGACGGGAAGGGGGAAACTTGCGAATTTATCGTGATTTTAATCGTGCGCTGCAGCGCGAGACAGAATGAAACGGATTAACTCGTACGCCGTTGAATTACGCCAGTCGCAGTCACGAAGAGGTAGCGAGAATAAATTGTGTGATCTTTGTTTGCTGCAATTTCTACGGCCACCGgaaacatgcaacttttcgttggcgtttccgcATGCATTCGATGCAGTCGTCGCTTTGCTTCTTTTTGAATATGTGAAATATGGCGTAGAGTTacaacatccgcctcgcgtgcaagaggaccatggttcgaatccccgtgccgcgcaattttccaccggaataaaaaaaaatccgcgagttgataaaattgcataaacaggcctggagtgtggcctgatcctggtgactaGAACTGGTAACGCCCTCCCTCacaagagcaggattggccaatctggtgcagtacttggccacaacctcccatgtGACTACAACAACCAAACCCCGGCCCCCAGTCCCCAGCagttgcgaagcaactgaccatggcggcggtccgacctgtgacgcagcagagggtgctaagaatctctggatctgggcaggccgccattggaatctgaacctggcaacattttaCGTTAGAACGTTagctagtgaggcgagtctagaagtgctattggaggaattacagggcagtaaatgggatatactagcgctcagtgaagttagcaggacgaaagaagcatatagagtgctgAAAAGcgcgcacgtcctgtgctaccggagcttagcggagagacgagaactaggagtgcgattcctgattaataagtatatagctggtaacgtgcagtaattctatagcattaacgagaggctggcaggtcttgttgtgaaacttactaAGAGGTATAttaaaggtcgtacaggtctacgcccctacatcctgtcatgatgaccaggaagtcgaaaggttctatgaagacgtggaatcggcgatgggtaaagtcaaaacaaagtacactatactgatgggcgacttcaatgccagggtaggcaagaagcaggctggagacaagtcagtgggggaatattaCATAGGCTCTAGCAATGGCAGAGGAGAGTTTGTCACGAATCTCCTCCAGAGAACACTCTGACAGAAAgaggcgacaggtgtacccacacagacgcacatttaatacaacccacgcgacacAAACACCAGCACACAAACgtaacaaaactaacacaaaaTACAAATGCTATCAGTACACACGTCCCGGTAACATTGCTACTAGCGTTCTACTgttagtggttggcgttcgttctcacgtctggttcggtgtgGATGTGGCGTGGTATGGGTCCCGTGGCTGGCGTCGGAGTGGTGGTCGACGTTCTAGGGCTGGCGTCACTGgcggcgtcgttggttgcgtcgtacacgctcccggttcaaacgcccgtggaggtgtggccgatgatgttggcgttggggaaCCACCCGGGAGAGTGGCAACCGCGCTGGCgccacccctggccgtagcaggtggtagtggtccgtggactccccggaacgggctcaggaacggcaggaagtctgcggtgcaaagccgtagaacgcgagctcaccggagcagtagccggcgtcgctctcttccggtcgaaccgtccctgacCAGCCTAGTCTCCGCTGCTTTGTTCTTTCCCCCCGTGTCTCGCCCTttctcgcccttttatagccttcttgttagtccacgtaatccttctcttcgtcttctcttctccatCAATCTTCgttttccatctcaccggatacttcttctCTTCGCCACCAATcgtctcttgtcacctcactgagaacttcttctttatcttcttcagTCTTCGGTTAACCCACGTCATCCTTAACACCATCCTCGTCCTCTTCTTGAAACTTTTCTTCGTTTATAATTTCATTTTAGcctccctcttatatgtgacagagttattagtagagcttgcagaacagaataatgtgcagatattgaataccttcttccgcaagagggatagccgaaagtgaacgtggcGGAgctcgaatggcgagactagaaatgaaatataccTCATACTAAGCAgtaaccctggcgtcatacaatatgtggacgtgctcggcaaggtgcgctgcagtgaccataggatggtaagaactcgaattagccaagacttgagaagggaacggaagaaactggtacataagaagctgatcaatgaacTGGTGGTAAgacggaaaatagaggaattctggatcaagctacagaacaggcattcttccttaactcaggaagaggaacttagtgttggagatatgaacgacaaccttatgggcatcattaaggaaagtgcaattgaagtcggtggtaactccgttagatagcatgacagtaagctatcgcagaagacgaaagatctgatcaagaaacgccaatgtatgaaagcctctaaccctacagctagaatagaactggcagaacattcgaagttattcaacaagcgtaagacagctgacatatgcaagtataatatggatggaattgaacatgatctcaggaacggacgaagcctcaaagctgtgaagaagaaactaggaataggcaagaatcagatgtatgcgttaagagacaaagccggcaatatcattactaatacggatcagatagttccagtggctgaggaattctacaGAGagttatacagtatcagtggcacaaacgacgataatggaagagcgaatagtctagaggaattggaaatcccacaagtaacgccggaagaagtaaagaaagccttgggagctatgcaaagcggaaGGCCGCTGGggtggatcaggtaacaacagatttgttgaagcatggtgggcagattgttctagaaaaactgaccaccctgtttacgcaatgcctcatgatttcgagcgtactggaatcttggaagaacgctaacataatcctaatcgataagagaggggacgccaaagacatgaaaaattatagaccgattagcttactgtccattgcctacaaagtatttattaaggtaattgcaaatagaatcaggaacaccttagacttccgtcaaccaaaggaccaggcaagattccgtaaaggctagtcaacaatagaccatattcacactatcaatcaggtgatagagaaatgcgcggaatataaccaacccttatatatagatatcattgattacgagaagcgtttgattcagtccaaacctcaggaggcatggaggcattacgaaatcaagGGGTAGACGAGcgctatgtaaaaatactgaaagatatctatagcggctccacagccaccgtagtccttcataaaaaaagcaaacaaaatccccataaagaaaggcctcaggcagggagatacgatctctccaatgctattcacagcgtgtttacaggaggtattcagagaaatggattgggaagaattggggataatagtttaacaatctcggaagagaacagcagtttacgatagatagcgaggccCTGGACGCGGtaagtgaatacatctacttagggcaggtagtgaccacggatccggatcatgagactggaataatcagaagtttaagaatgggctggggtgcatttggcaggcattcttagatcatgaacagcaggttgcctcaagagaaaagtgtgtagcGTCTGTGTCTTaggagtactcacgtacggggcagaaacctggaggcttatgaaaagggttcttcttaaattgaggacgacgcaacgagctatggaaagaagaatgataggtgtaacgttaagggataagaaaagagcagattgcgtgagggaacaaacgcgagttaatgacatcctatttgaaatcaagaaaaagaaatggggcatgggcaggacatgtaattaggagggaagttaactgatggtcattaagggttacggactggattccaagggaagcgtagcagggggcggcagaaagttaggtgggcggacgagattaagaagtttgcagggacaacatggccacaattagtacataaccggggtagttggatgaacatgggcgaggcctttgcccggcagtgggcataaccaggctgatgatgatgatgatgaggaggaggaggaggaggaggaggaggaggatgactAGATATGGCGTATTCTTGCGAAAAGCAGACCCAGCAAGCGAACTTTCGAGTTTATTTAGTAATACCTTGGTACTAAATACTACATTCTACATCACACCCAAATCAGACGAGCCGCTTAATGCTGCCCACTGTTTGCTACTTAGAAATTTTTAAGGAAACACTGTAAGTTTGGCATTCTATTGCCTTCATACGTTTAGctcgctttgttttctttgtcaCGTAGATGCCAGCACATTCGCAAACGATTACCTGTGCGTAAATGCCCCTATATTAAGCGGTTAAGCGCCCTTCAACGTTTCATGCAGGTATGGGCTTAGAACACAGCAAAGGTTAATATATTTCAGAGAGAGAGTGCTTGAAAGAGCAAAGTGAAAGGCGATGGAGAGCAGAAGGGCAGATCAATATTAAAACCGTCTGATTAACTTCTGTGACAGGCGCAAAGCAGACATTTCTTGAGAATGCAAGAGAAATGCCGATCCAATTGCGTGCTTTTTTCCTGTCTCGCGCCATATGCTTTAACGACCCTCCAGAAGACTTGAATGCGGTAAGAAGATGCTCTGTTTTTCCAAAAAACTGCTGCATTATTTTTGCTACCGCATCAGGTAGCCTACACGCTACATTTTTTGCTTTAACTTTAGTAAATCACCACTATGCAATGTTTATTCGCAAATATATTACAGAAGTTCACGACTGTATACTATACCTATGATTAGACTTCATATTTCTACGCAAATGAAACAGCTTCAAAGGTATTTTAGCAGTTCTACTGCGCAACCATGTGAAGGTTACTGATCGCGTGTAGACCGATGCATCAAATGTTATGAGAATGCGCACCCATACTTACAAAGCTCGAAATgattgcatttattttttttctctagctCACTATTTCCAGATGGAAAAACGATTGCCTCCACCACCTTGCAAAGCTTGATTGAATCCTTCTGTAATTTGAATTTTTCGTTTGGGTTGAAAACCGCGCGCGATATACTGAAGGTATACCACAATACCGATATACCAAAAGCACCGACGACATAATCAAAGCTTTTTTAGGTTGGTGAATATTACCGCTTTGTAGCACAGGCAACTGTTACCGCAAGCAATGAAAAACGATGGAgaggaaattattattatttgtatatGTCACTAGGTGAGTTCAACTCAAGGCATAATTACTTTAAAGAAGTACCGTTAATATCGCTAAGTTCCGATAATAGGCGCCAGTGTGCGATGCGGACGAATGTTTTAAGGGGTGATAGTTCGGAGGAGGAGCACTTGAGTTATAATAGTTCTGTAAATGTCGTAATTAGACCCCCGTGCTTTGTGACTGTTCATAGACTTACTTGATGTCCAGGTTCCACGGAAGACTCGTGACGACGCTTTTTCCAATGTACACCCGTAGCAGACGCTCTACGTTGGCGCCAATGCTGTGGTTGTAGAAGAAGAAGCGGTCCACGCCGACGATCCGATGGAACTCTACAAACTCTGCCAGCCACGATGCCCTGTCGTACTCGTAGTGAAGAGGCTTGACGCAGACCGCGAAGTGGCCGGTCGCTTCACCAGGTCTCGTCTCCAGGGGCCATACTGGTTTCCAAGGGCTCCACTGCAGCTCATAGGTCTCCTTCAATCGCACTCGAATGGGCGGTGCATTGTCCGCGTCGTCCGAGTAGGGACACGAGAAGAAGGCCGCGCCATACTTGAGCTTCCAGTTCTCGTTAATGGTCTTCTGTGCAGCGGCGACCACTTTGGCGTCACCGTTGGCATACTCAAGTCTGCAGGAGATTTGGGCGCCGCCGACGCTGGCGTAAGCGCCGATAACCCGAACCACCGGGACGGCGAGGCGGTTGTCCAAGTACGCCGAGTAGAGGAATATCTTTAACTTTGTCCTCGGGTAGGTGTCGGTGGAGACCCAGTCGCCTTCGCTCTGTGGTTGCTCCTTAAACGTGTCCTGCAGGTGCAGCCTTGCTGTTGATGATAATGACGGGCTTTTTTCTCTCCGAGATAACTCGCTCTCGGGAGATGTGTTTGATATTACAGGTGCCCCTACAAAGGCAACTGTGAAATGAGTTTTCGCAGACGGTGGAAAAATCGCGTCACCTTCTTCTACATTTTGATCCGAAATACCGGAAAATCGATAGAGAGCCTGCGTCCAGAATGTGACGGTGAGCACGGCGACCAGAAGTGACACAGCCCTGATGAGCCGGAAGACAAAACCAGCACCTCTGTGCCGTTCTACTCGCCACCGTCGTGGCGTGCATCTGGTCATCATCCGGAACAGGAACTGACATGGGCTGCTGTGGTGCGAACACCGGTGACGTTTCTTCTACGGTAGCGGGCAAAGGGAGCTCCACGGCCGACTAGTACCTGTTGCGAAAAACCAGAAATAAGAATTAGTTACGTACCGCTTAAGA
The sequence above is a segment of the Dermacentor variabilis isolate Ectoservices chromosome 7, ASM5094787v1, whole genome shotgun sequence genome. Coding sequences within it:
- the LOC142587392 gene encoding uncharacterized protein LOC142587392, producing the protein MMTRCTPRRWRVERHRGAGFVFRLIRAVSLLVAVLTVTFWTQALYRFSGISDQNVEEGDAIFPPSAKTHFTVAFVGAPVISNTSPESELSRREKSPSLSSTARLHLQDTFKEQPQSEGDWVSTDTYPRTKLKIFLYSAYLDNRLAVPVVRVIGAYASVGGAQISCRLEYANGDAKVVAAAQKTINENWKLKYGAAFFSCPYSDDADNAPPIRVRLKETYELQWSPWKPVWPLETRPGEATGHFAVCVKPLHYEYDRASWLAEFVEFHRIVGVDRFFFYNHSIGANVERLLRVYIGKSVVTSLPWNLDIKSQKEIRTEGLFAALNDCVYRSINHFDYVLVLDLDEFAVPRKDDSLPAMVTRLKRLAPRTMSYVLLNSFFYLYWENDTAAYGALPETSPLEIPYLLTQFKTRRSRKVFRVGSRSKYIVRPVAAVEVGNHVVWRYLGGRHQATQRVAPEDALLHHYRICEFGGFDCVKQPSRVDRSALRFNTSLLERVNSVCAQAFPDSGRCPKAPGLGSPW